The following are from one region of the Bacillus methanolicus MGA3 genome:
- a CDS encoding chromate transporter — protein MKQLDIFLAFFRVGMLGYGGGPSAIPLVHKEVVDKYKWMDSDEFGDIVALGNALPGPIATKLAGYIGYRVGGMIGMLNALVASTVPTIILMILLLNVLNAYKDQPWVKGMAAAVIPVVAAMLAALTWEYIKKSWESTLGWVWTLLFVIGSLILMEFINIHPAIIIFASLLGALLKKDSRSSDKGNKEKSSI, from the coding sequence ATGAAACAACTGGATATTTTCTTAGCATTTTTCAGAGTCGGCATGCTTGGATACGGCGGCGGCCCTTCAGCGATTCCGCTCGTTCATAAAGAAGTTGTTGATAAGTATAAATGGATGGATTCGGATGAATTTGGAGACATAGTGGCGCTCGGGAATGCCTTGCCAGGGCCAATTGCGACGAAGCTGGCAGGCTATATCGGTTATCGGGTTGGCGGGATGATCGGCATGTTGAATGCGTTAGTTGCTTCAACGGTTCCGACGATTATTCTGATGATTTTGCTTTTAAACGTATTGAATGCTTATAAAGACCAACCATGGGTAAAAGGGATGGCAGCTGCTGTTATACCTGTGGTAGCTGCCATGCTTGCGGCCTTAACGTGGGAATATATAAAAAAATCATGGGAATCGACACTTGGCTGGGTATGGACACTCCTTTTTGTCATTGGAAGTTTAATCTTAATGGAATTTATAAACATTCATCCTGCTATTATCATTTTTGCGTCATTATTAGGTGCGCTTTTAAAGAAAGATTCACGTTCAAGTGATAAAGGCAATAAGGAGAAAAGTTCAATATGA
- the fliW gene encoding flagellar assembly protein FliW produces the protein MKIQTKFHGEQEIVKEEIIKFDHGIPGFLDEKEFYIFPLEDTPFLILQSINTKEVAFIIADPFSLFPDYEFDLSEDVIEALKIEAEKDVAVFVILTVREPFNQTTANLQAPVIINQNKKLGKQHILNDSNYSIRHFIIKPPTAQKQEVK, from the coding sequence ATGAAAATACAGACAAAGTTTCATGGCGAACAAGAGATTGTTAAAGAAGAAATTATTAAATTCGATCATGGGATACCGGGGTTTTTAGATGAAAAAGAATTTTATATCTTTCCGTTAGAAGACACACCGTTTCTTATTCTTCAATCCATTAATACAAAAGAAGTTGCCTTTATTATTGCCGATCCTTTCAGCCTGTTTCCGGACTATGAATTTGATTTATCTGAAGATGTTATCGAAGCGTTAAAAATTGAGGCAGAAAAGGATGTAGCAGTCTTCGTGATCTTAACGGTGAGAGAGCCGTTCAATCAAACAACTGCCAATCTCCAAGCACCCGTTATAATTAATCAAAACAAAAAACTAGGTAAACAGCATATTCTAAATGATAGCAACTATTCCATAAGACATTTTATCATCAAACCTCCAACAGCTCAGAAACAGGAGGTTAAATAA
- the hpf gene encoding ribosome hibernation-promoting factor, HPF/YfiA family: protein MNFKIRGENIEVTPAIREYVEKKISKLERYFAETPKVNVHVNLRTYSDKSAKVEVTIPMPNIVLRAEEVHEDMYAAIDLIADKLERQIRKHKTKVNRKLREKGSVNSLFATMVEEPEAPAAEEENELEIVRQKSFDLKPMDSEEAILQMNLLGHNFFVFTNAETNRTNIVYKRKDGRYGLIEAH, encoded by the coding sequence ATGAATTTCAAAATTCGTGGTGAAAATATTGAAGTAACTCCTGCAATTCGGGAGTATGTAGAAAAGAAAATTTCCAAATTGGAACGCTACTTTGCAGAAACTCCCAAAGTAAACGTACATGTAAATTTAAGGACTTATAGTGATAAATCAGCGAAAGTTGAAGTTACCATTCCAATGCCTAATATTGTACTTCGAGCTGAAGAAGTGCATGAAGATATGTATGCAGCGATTGATTTGATTGCTGATAAATTGGAACGTCAAATCCGCAAACACAAAACAAAAGTGAACCGTAAATTACGTGAAAAAGGCAGTGTGAATTCTTTATTTGCCACTATGGTGGAAGAGCCGGAAGCTCCGGCAGCGGAGGAAGAAAACGAGCTTGAAATTGTCCGCCAAAAAAGCTTTGACTTAAAGCCGATGGACAGTGAAGAAGCGATCCTGCAAATGAACTTGTTGGGCCATAACTTTTTCGTGTTCACTAATGCGGAAACAAACCGGACGAACATTGTTTATAAGCGAAAAGACGGCCGCTACGGCTTGATTGAAGCACATTAA
- a CDS encoding DUF6470 family protein, with product MRIPQIRLESTFMKIGLNIEKPVQKIEQPPAILKIEQPPAILEIETIPGKLTIDQTKAREDMDLKSIFKRVEEFAQNGYQDWLKGLERRARQGTELMKIENGGNPIADQAKENSEGTPKQFNIGWIPSYFSVKIQYDPAKVNIDVKPQKPKIEAEIRKPIHEYTPGKVSTEILQRNSLKIDFVNLFQE from the coding sequence ATGCGGATACCACAAATACGGCTTGAGTCAACGTTTATGAAAATAGGCTTAAACATTGAAAAGCCGGTACAGAAAATTGAACAGCCGCCGGCTATCTTAAAGATTGAGCAACCGCCGGCGATCCTCGAGATTGAAACGATTCCTGGAAAGCTGACCATTGATCAGACAAAAGCTAGGGAAGATATGGATCTAAAAAGCATTTTCAAACGAGTTGAGGAATTTGCGCAAAATGGCTACCAGGACTGGCTAAAAGGTCTTGAAAGAAGAGCAAGACAGGGAACAGAGTTAATGAAAATTGAAAACGGTGGAAATCCGATCGCCGATCAGGCAAAAGAAAACAGTGAGGGTACTCCAAAGCAATTTAACATCGGCTGGATTCCATCGTATTTCAGTGTGAAAATCCAATACGACCCGGCAAAAGTAAATATTGATGTAAAACCGCAAAAACCAAAAATCGAAGCAGAAATCAGAAAACCTATTCACGAATATACACCAGGTAAAGTAAGTACAGAAATTCTTCAGCGTAACTCCTTAAAAATTGATTTTGTGAACCTATTTCAAGAGTAA
- a CDS encoding LAGLIDADG DNA endonuclease, which yields MEGIFNQFSINEINILIASIIADGEITKLCPGSRRKNNSYREHFGMEQKEYREWKESFFNGFLYIRPNSQYLVSKSDPLFTKLYPYFYCESGKKQIPKSLLSYCTHPLFLTVLYLDDGSLSITKRVNKKKRLIYLSPHIYLYLQNYPKNELAILQNHICNNFGFKFVLTKRKDGFGYVMKLTKVNESIKFLNLISEAAKECTGMEYKLDWEKRLLIETKKLNKISLGLR from the coding sequence ATGGAAGGGATCTTTAATCAATTTTCAATTAATGAAATAAACATTTTAATTGCAAGCATAATAGCAGATGGGGAAATCACAAAACTTTGCCCAGGGAGCAGACGAAAAAATAATAGCTATCGAGAACATTTTGGTATGGAGCAAAAAGAATACAGAGAGTGGAAAGAATCCTTTTTCAACGGTTTTCTATACATAAGGCCTAATAGTCAGTACCTTGTTTCGAAATCCGATCCACTTTTTACTAAATTGTATCCTTATTTTTATTGCGAAAGCGGGAAGAAACAAATACCTAAATCACTTTTATCATATTGCACACATCCGCTTTTTCTCACTGTTCTTTATCTAGATGATGGATCATTAAGTATTACAAAGAGAGTAAATAAAAAGAAACGTCTTATCTATCTTTCGCCTCATATTTATCTTTATCTGCAAAACTATCCAAAGAACGAATTAGCTATTTTACAAAATCATATTTGTAATAATTTCGGTTTTAAATTTGTCTTAACAAAACGAAAAGACGGATTTGGATATGTAATGAAATTAACAAAAGTGAATGAAAGCATCAAATTTCTTAATCTTATTTCTGAGGCAGCCAAGGAATGCACTGGAATGGAATACAAACTAGATTGGGAGAAACGACTATTAATAGAAACTAAAAAGCTAAATAAAATTTCCCTGGGTTTAAGGTAA
- the fliS gene encoding flagellar export chaperone FliS — translation MAINNPYQSYQQNAVNTASPGELTLMLYNGCLKFIHLAKKAMEEKNIEDRNTNLLKAQKIIQELMVTLNMDIDISKQMMALYDYIHRRLIEANVKNDAAILDEVEGLVTEFRDTWKQVIQVNRQKQFAQGGQV, via the coding sequence ATGGCGATAAACAATCCTTACCAATCTTATCAGCAGAACGCAGTCAACACCGCATCACCGGGCGAGTTGACTTTAATGCTATACAATGGCTGTCTAAAATTCATTCACTTAGCAAAAAAAGCGATGGAAGAAAAAAATATCGAGGATCGAAATACCAATTTATTAAAAGCACAAAAGATCATCCAAGAGCTTATGGTTACCTTAAACATGGACATTGACATCTCTAAACAGATGATGGCTCTTTATGATTACATACATCGCCGCTTAATTGAGGCGAATGTAAAAAATGATGCAGCCATCCTTGATGAAGTGGAAGGGCTTGTAACCGAGTTTCGAGATACGTGGAAACAGGTGATTCAAGTGAATCGCCAAAAGCAATTTGCGCAAGGCGGTCAAGTGTAG
- the flaG gene encoding flagellar protein FlaG, whose product MIERVSSQPVTLTSRTTEQIQSSSEAIQTDFNREKETEPQVKTERIKEKLEDIVSSLNEFLQPAHTSIKFVLHDKLNEYYVKVINDRTQEVIKEIPPKKLLDIYAAMTEFLGLVVDKKI is encoded by the coding sequence ATGATTGAAAGAGTATCATCCCAACCTGTAACTTTGACATCTAGAACAACTGAACAAATCCAATCATCAAGTGAAGCAATTCAGACGGATTTTAATAGAGAAAAAGAAACAGAACCACAGGTGAAAACGGAGCGCATAAAGGAAAAACTGGAAGATATCGTTTCGAGTTTGAACGAATTCCTCCAACCAGCTCATACTTCAATAAAATTCGTCCTTCACGATAAATTAAACGAATATTATGTAAAGGTAATCAATGACCGGACCCAGGAAGTGATAAAAGAAATACCGCCAAAAAAGCTGCTCGATATTTACGCAGCGATGACGGAATTTCTTGGACTTGTCGTTGACAAAAAAATTTAA
- a CDS encoding chromate transporter has translation MIYLKIFWAFFVPGILGYGGGPASIPLIKNEVVDRYGWLSVHEFSKVMALGNSLPGPIATKIAGYIGYEQAGVLGAAVGVFATAAPSLILMLALLGLLMKFKESPKVKGMTIVVRPVIAVLFGIMTYDFLFSSYESVGIWQTLFIGVASFFLMEKWKVHPAYVIAGALVYGGVFLGG, from the coding sequence ATGATTTATTTAAAAATTTTTTGGGCTTTTTTCGTACCGGGAATTCTCGGGTATGGCGGCGGCCCGGCTTCCATTCCGCTTATTAAAAATGAAGTGGTTGACCGCTACGGCTGGCTGTCCGTTCATGAGTTCAGCAAGGTGATGGCGCTTGGAAATTCGCTTCCGGGTCCGATTGCGACGAAAATTGCCGGCTACATCGGGTATGAACAGGCCGGTGTTCTTGGAGCCGCAGTTGGCGTGTTTGCAACTGCAGCACCATCTCTCATCCTCATGCTTGCATTGCTCGGATTGTTAATGAAATTTAAAGAATCGCCAAAGGTTAAAGGGATGACAATCGTTGTTCGCCCGGTGATCGCGGTACTTTTCGGCATTATGACGTACGATTTTTTATTTTCTTCTTATGAAAGCGTAGGCATTTGGCAGACATTATTTATCGGTGTGGCCAGTTTTTTCTTAATGGAAAAATGGAAGGTCCATCCTGCTTACGTCATTGCGGGAGCACTTGTATATGGAGGTGTTTTTTTAGGAGGCTGA
- a CDS encoding tetratricopeptide repeat protein: protein MQNKKFEPKKSNKGNLSDREKAQELIYDAFELEGPKRYKLAREALKLNPAHPDGYNILAEEAGSLVEAIALYKQGMELGQQELGEAFFKENKGHFWGLLETRPFMRAKLNYAQANYDLGQLQEAIRHFEELLELNPNDNQGARYSLFIAYLDNNEFVKAKELLDHYDDGTVQTIYNRVLLELLENEFTPLAGKLLKEAQKSNVIDYITGKKKLPAFTPYFYSLGSEEEAINYVQDHLHIWRKIPGISEWLTQSRKKVKS from the coding sequence TTGCAGAACAAGAAATTTGAGCCGAAGAAAAGCAATAAAGGAAATTTGTCCGATCGAGAAAAAGCCCAGGAGCTCATATACGATGCGTTTGAATTAGAAGGGCCAAAGCGCTACAAGCTCGCTCGGGAAGCGCTAAAGCTGAATCCTGCTCATCCGGATGGATATAATATTTTGGCGGAAGAAGCCGGTTCCCTTGTTGAAGCAATTGCCCTGTATAAACAAGGTATGGAGTTAGGACAGCAAGAACTGGGAGAAGCATTTTTTAAAGAAAATAAAGGTCATTTTTGGGGGCTTCTGGAAACTCGGCCCTTCATGCGGGCTAAGTTGAATTATGCCCAGGCGAATTATGATTTGGGTCAATTACAAGAAGCGATTCGTCATTTTGAAGAGCTTTTAGAATTGAATCCAAATGATAACCAGGGTGCCAGATACTCTTTATTCATCGCCTACTTGGATAACAACGAGTTCGTGAAAGCGAAGGAGCTTCTTGATCATTATGACGATGGAACTGTGCAAACCATATATAATCGAGTGCTGCTCGAATTGTTAGAAAATGAATTTACGCCATTAGCCGGGAAACTGTTAAAAGAAGCTCAGAAATCAAATGTGATTGACTATATAACGGGGAAGAAGAAATTACCTGCCTTTACACCGTATTTTTACAGCTTAGGATCAGAAGAGGAAGCGATCAATTATGTACAAGACCACTTGCATATTTGGCGGAAAATCCCGGGAATTTCTGAATGGCTGACCCAATCTCGAAAAAAAGTAAAAAGTTAA
- the csrA gene encoding carbon storage regulator CsrA encodes MLVLSRKIKESIMIGDEIEITIVAVDGDQVKLGITAPKNIDIHRKEIYLSIQNENNEAIKSEANLIDNLSTFFKQNK; translated from the coding sequence ATGCTAGTTTTATCAAGAAAAATAAAAGAATCAATTATGATCGGTGATGAGATTGAAATTACGATAGTTGCGGTAGACGGAGATCAAGTAAAACTAGGGATTACCGCCCCGAAAAACATTGATATTCATCGAAAAGAAATTTATCTGTCAATTCAAAATGAAAATAATGAAGCGATAAAATCAGAAGCTAATTTAATAGATAACTTAAGCACCTTTTTTAAACAAAATAAATAA
- a CDS encoding YecA family protein has protein sequence MNGKIGRNDPCPCGSGKKYKKCHGAKETVSINQVLENELLNLQRQIIDFALFNFESELLEDYEFQREMLIILDETEEEFYEFIHKFWFTSFEPLDDGKTIMEYFISQQVLKIKRPRLQEILRSWADPELVAGKIAAVEENHLVIEDTLRQERFTVNLFEMMKDYEKGAYVFAILLPFGENYYPFPNCFDLPHESLAAYEKFVKKEFALSGYEDEKEFLIDYFLELMNHAPEAAEKIEIDAFDWKHDSNRKVAYMFEEEMENIGELRPFIDAGIILWAEFCRRTNKRIQNPSIYVAALQYLMSMVVPTSYSYTQKELAEKYGVSANSISARYNEMFDLLEDEIDKLMLVPLNRKWNLFHKSPLISRLLLC, from the coding sequence GTGAACGGAAAAATAGGACGGAATGATCCGTGTCCATGCGGAAGCGGGAAGAAATATAAAAAGTGCCACGGAGCAAAAGAGACAGTTTCGATTAATCAAGTTCTCGAAAATGAGCTGCTAAACCTTCAAAGGCAAATTATTGATTTTGCTTTGTTTAACTTTGAGAGTGAACTATTAGAGGATTATGAATTTCAGCGTGAAATGCTCATTATTCTTGATGAAACCGAAGAAGAATTTTATGAATTTATTCACAAGTTTTGGTTTACTTCTTTTGAACCGCTTGATGACGGCAAGACGATCATGGAATATTTTATTTCTCAACAGGTGCTGAAAATAAAACGTCCAAGGCTGCAAGAAATTCTCCGGTCATGGGCCGATCCGGAGCTTGTTGCCGGAAAAATCGCAGCCGTTGAAGAAAATCATCTTGTTATCGAAGATACGCTGCGGCAAGAAAGATTCACAGTAAACCTTTTTGAAATGATGAAGGACTACGAAAAAGGAGCATATGTCTTTGCTATTTTGCTTCCTTTTGGCGAAAATTATTACCCTTTCCCTAACTGCTTTGATTTACCGCATGAATCCTTGGCCGCCTATGAGAAGTTTGTGAAAAAAGAATTTGCTCTTTCCGGTTATGAGGACGAGAAAGAATTTTTGATTGATTATTTTCTTGAACTTATGAACCATGCTCCCGAAGCAGCTGAAAAGATTGAAATTGATGCGTTCGATTGGAAACATGATTCCAATCGGAAAGTGGCCTATATGTTTGAAGAAGAAATGGAAAATATCGGAGAACTTCGGCCGTTTATCGACGCGGGCATTATTTTATGGGCTGAATTTTGCCGAAGAACGAACAAGCGGATTCAAAACCCATCTATCTATGTTGCAGCTTTGCAATACTTAATGTCAATGGTTGTTCCGACAAGCTACAGCTATACTCAGAAAGAGCTTGCTGAGAAATACGGTGTATCAGCCAATAGCATTTCCGCTCGATATAATGAAATGTTTGATCTTTTAGAAGACGAAATAGACAAGTTGATGTTGGTTCCGCTGAACCGAAAGTGGAATCTTTTCCACAAGTCACCTTTAATAAGCCGCCTTCTCCTATGTTGA
- a CDS encoding flagellin produces the protein MAKEMMEQTKNSILAQAAQAMLAQSNQLPQGVLQLLR, from the coding sequence ATGGCGAAAGAAATGATGGAACAAACTAAAAATTCAATTCTTGCACAAGCAGCGCAAGCTATGTTGGCTCAATCGAATCAACTGCCTCAGGGAGTGTTACAACTCTTAAGGTAA
- a CDS encoding flagellin produces the protein MRINHNIAALNTYRQLSAASTAQSKSMEKLSSGLRINRAGDDAAGLAISEKMRGQIRGLEQASRNAQDGISLIQTAEGALNETHSILQRMRELAVQSANDTATESDRKEIQKEMDQLIEEIDRIGNTTEFNTKTLLNGGVGTSLVSSNSAALKGVSTTSDTKSGVYTVDFTAATRATLTSNAIATASGITNAQIININGTSISLSANDTLGEVASKINAVSNSTGVRAAVQQNTAAGSQRLVLETIEFGSEATINISSETSGVSLSNIGLSSVTTLSAAGTDATGTINGATAVGKGNTLTLKGTTNNAEGLTVEAVNTDTAATVSIDLGSDANAVTATGNIYVNGVSIAVADADTMQGLVDKINAKSAESGVTASLSGTTLTLTSMVKGDNASVTLEGDGTVRINSKNFTSGNDGVQSDTGSSNINNSLNDGVITVNKDNVLKMQIGANEDQNMEVSINDMRATALGVQNIDVTTQAGANDSITTINKAIEKVSAERSKLGAYQNRLEHTINNLGTSAENLTASESRIRDVDYALAA, from the coding sequence ATGAGAATTAATCACAACATTGCAGCACTTAACACGTATCGTCAGTTATCTGCTGCATCTACTGCACAAAGCAAATCAATGGAGAAATTATCTTCTGGTCTACGCATCAACCGTGCTGGTGATGATGCAGCAGGTCTAGCAATCTCTGAAAAAATGCGTGGACAAATCCGTGGTTTAGAGCAAGCTAGCCGAAATGCTCAAGATGGTATTTCATTAATTCAAACAGCTGAGGGAGCTTTAAATGAAACCCACAGTATTCTTCAACGTATGCGTGAGTTAGCGGTACAATCAGCTAACGATACAGCAACTGAATCAGATAGAAAAGAAATACAAAAAGAAATGGATCAGTTAATTGAGGAAATTGACAGAATTGGTAACACCACTGAATTTAACACCAAGACACTTTTGAATGGTGGAGTTGGAACAAGTCTAGTTAGTAGTAATTCTGCGGCACTTAAGGGTGTATCAACAACATCTGACACTAAATCTGGAGTCTATACTGTTGATTTTACTGCTGCTACACGTGCAACTCTAACGAGTAATGCAATAGCTACAGCAAGTGGTATTACAAATGCTCAAATAATCAACATTAATGGAACATCCATATCTTTATCAGCAAATGATACCTTGGGAGAAGTGGCATCAAAAATAAATGCTGTATCTAATTCCACAGGGGTACGTGCGGCTGTTCAACAGAACACTGCAGCTGGAAGTCAAAGATTAGTATTGGAAACCATAGAGTTTGGTTCTGAAGCAACAATTAACATTTCTAGTGAAACTTCTGGTGTATCCCTAAGCAACATTGGTTTATCTTCAGTAACTACACTATCTGCTGCTGGAACTGATGCAACAGGAACAATTAACGGTGCAACAGCAGTTGGTAAGGGAAATACATTAACCTTAAAGGGAACAACTAACAATGCTGAAGGTTTAACAGTTGAAGCAGTTAATACTGATACAGCTGCGACTGTATCAATTGATTTAGGAAGTGATGCAAATGCAGTTACTGCTACGGGGAATATTTATGTAAATGGTGTAAGTATAGCTGTAGCAGATGCTGATACTATGCAAGGTTTAGTAGATAAAATTAACGCAAAAAGTGCTGAATCTGGTGTAACTGCTTCTCTAAGTGGTACTACATTAACTTTAACATCTATGGTTAAGGGTGATAATGCTAGTGTCACATTAGAGGGTGACGGTACCGTTAGAATTAACTCTAAAAACTTTACATCGGGTAATGACGGAGTACAAAGTGATACAGGAAGCAGCAATATAAACAACTCTTTAAACGATGGAGTAATAACTGTAAATAAGGACAATGTATTAAAAATGCAAATCGGTGCTAACGAAGACCAAAACATGGAAGTTTCTATTAATGATATGCGTGCTACAGCTTTAGGAGTTCAAAATATAGATGTAACAACCCAAGCTGGAGCTAATGATTCCATTACAACGATAAATAAAGCAATTGAAAAAGTATCTGCAGAACGTTCTAAACTGGGTGCTTACCAAAACCGTCTAGAGCACACAATCAACAACTTAGGTACATCAGCTGAGAACTTAACAGCTTCTGAGTCTCGTATCCGTGACGTAGATTATGCTTTAGCTGCATAA
- a CDS encoding flagellar protein FliT — protein MSAVRQFRDLTVQLIEFLESSASRDEKIQKTTELLEKRQQLIAEIAPPFSNEEKEIGAATIALNKKLNDLLFKEKILIQKDIKELNRKKKSTNKYENPYNSLFIDGIFYDKRK, from the coding sequence GTGAGTGCTGTTCGGCAATTCCGCGATCTTACGGTTCAGCTGATCGAGTTTCTGGAAAGCAGCGCAAGCCGTGATGAAAAAATCCAAAAAACAACCGAGCTGCTTGAAAAACGACAGCAATTAATAGCAGAAATCGCTCCACCTTTTTCTAATGAGGAAAAAGAAATTGGTGCTGCCACAATTGCATTAAACAAGAAACTAAATGACCTTTTGTTTAAGGAAAAGATTTTAATTCAAAAAGATATAAAGGAACTCAACCGAAAGAAAAAATCAACGAACAAGTATGAGAATCCATACAATTCTTTATTTATCGACGGTATTTTTTACGATAAACGAAAATAG
- a CDS encoding flagellar hook-associated protein 2: MSSTMRIGGLASGMDIDKIVGDLMKAERMPLDKLTQKKQYLEWQRDDYREMNTLLQSLDQTIFNNVYLQKSFIAKKVSSSNENAVSAVAISSASNVSNTIEVVNLAEAASWKAAGDVNGGGTSTTFETAADNTIKVKAETELKFKVKDPGTSTYRDVTFKIYAGDSIDTVISRINSSGLGVSAMRANIDGEGNRVIFTSNKTGAGGEIVATDDPTKKFLIDLGFDVPSDIDIDGNGSNDGFLLAKDKPGADATIKINGYQMKQTSNTFTINGIQYTIKGTTGGTPVTVSTSTDVDAIFNNIKTFVDKYNEVIEKINNKLKEERYRDYTPLTDEQKQSMTEKQIEMWEEKARSGLLRNDSILSRALSSMRMDLYTKVGTDTDNINNDYDQLSEIGISTSSNYLEGGKLIIDEGKLKEAIEKDPNAVYQLFANDGTDYQSKGLARRLRDTLKQSMDSIIQKAGNSLKTNNQFSIGKQLNDVNSQISRFQDRLSQIEDRYWRQFTAMEQAIQRSNEQMAFLSQRFGGNS; this comes from the coding sequence ATGAGTAGTACTATGCGGATTGGCGGACTTGCGAGCGGGATGGATATTGACAAGATTGTCGGTGATTTAATGAAAGCGGAACGGATGCCGCTTGATAAGTTAACGCAAAAGAAACAGTATTTGGAATGGCAGCGCGATGATTATCGGGAAATGAATACGCTGCTCCAAAGCCTTGATCAAACAATTTTTAATAACGTATATTTGCAAAAATCTTTTATCGCAAAAAAAGTTTCCTCTTCAAACGAAAATGCGGTATCTGCCGTCGCTATTAGTTCCGCATCGAATGTGTCTAACACAATTGAAGTGGTGAATCTTGCTGAAGCTGCTTCTTGGAAAGCGGCTGGGGATGTTAATGGCGGTGGAACATCCACAACATTTGAAACTGCCGCAGATAATACCATAAAAGTTAAAGCGGAAACGGAACTAAAATTTAAAGTGAAAGATCCGGGCACTTCTACGTATCGGGATGTTACATTTAAAATTTATGCCGGAGATTCTATTGATACCGTTATATCAAGAATTAACAGTTCAGGCCTCGGTGTATCCGCAATGAGAGCTAATATTGACGGAGAAGGGAATCGGGTCATTTTTACATCCAATAAAACAGGCGCCGGCGGGGAGATTGTTGCAACTGATGACCCTACAAAGAAATTTTTAATTGATCTGGGATTTGATGTGCCTTCAGATATTGATATTGATGGAAATGGATCAAATGATGGATTTTTGTTAGCAAAAGACAAGCCCGGTGCTGATGCAACCATAAAAATAAACGGCTATCAAATGAAGCAAACCTCTAATACGTTCACGATAAACGGTATCCAATATACAATAAAAGGCACTACAGGCGGTACACCGGTTACGGTTTCTACTTCAACTGATGTGGATGCAATTTTTAACAACATCAAAACGTTTGTTGATAAATATAATGAAGTTATTGAAAAAATCAATAACAAACTAAAGGAAGAACGCTACCGGGATTACACACCTTTGACAGATGAACAAAAACAATCAATGACTGAAAAACAAATTGAAATGTGGGAGGAAAAGGCCCGCAGCGGGTTGCTTCGAAATGATTCGATCCTGTCACGCGCATTAAGCTCCATGCGTATGGATTTATATACAAAAGTTGGCACTGATACGGATAACATCAATAACGATTACGACCAACTGTCGGAAATCGGCATTTCGACATCCAGCAACTATCTTGAAGGCGGAAAGCTGATCATTGATGAAGGGAAGTTAAAGGAAGCGATTGAAAAAGACCCAAATGCTGTCTACCAGTTATTTGCAAATGATGGCACGGATTATCAGTCAAAAGGATTGGCCCGCCGTTTACGCGATACGTTGAAACAATCGATGGACAGTATTATTCAAAAAGCAGGGAATTCTTTAAAAACGAATAATCAGTTCAGTATTGGAAAGCAGTTAAACGATGTTAATTCGCAAATCAGCCGTTTTCAGGACAGGCTTTCTCAAATCGAGGATCGCTATTGGCGCCAGTTCACCGCCATGGAACAAGCAATCCAGCGTTCAAACGAACAAATGGCATTTTTAAGCCAACGATTTGGCGGTAATTCATAA